The following coding sequences are from one Triticum aestivum cultivar Chinese Spring chromosome 5A, IWGSC CS RefSeq v2.1, whole genome shotgun sequence window:
- the LOC123106654 gene encoding uncharacterized protein, whose protein sequence is MASSKSLALLLLVALSATAMSAAGQGCDGHKVTVQNLCGHDLNLGINAVSNSKMLFPNGWLLPNGRHESFDVCAWSGSVSAQGAAVAKFHIGHEGGAYYEVSTDQANMPIRVSVTPHGNPLQGHCPTAGCNSGNHCFEHSVPGGNCHGVSEIKIIYYNP, encoded by the coding sequence ATGGCGTCCTCCAAGTCCCTTGCCCTCCTGCTACTCGTGGCTCTGTCGGCGACGGCCATGTCCGCCGCCGGTCAAGGCTGCGACGGCCACAAGGTGACGGTGCAGAACCTGTGTGGCCACGACCTGAACCTGGGCATCAACGCGGTCTCGAACAGCAAGATGCTCTTCCCCAACGGGTGGCTGCTCCCCAACGGGAGGCACGAGTCGTTCGACGTCTGCGCGTGGTCGGGGAGCGTGTCGGCGCAGGGCGCCGCCGTGGCCAAGTTCCACATCGGCCATGAGGGCGGGGCGTACTACGAGGTGAGCACGGACCAGGCGAACATGCCCATCCGCGTCTCCGTCACTCCGCACGGCAACCCGCTGCAGGGGCACTGCCCCACTGCCGGATGCAACAGCGGCAACCACTGCTTCGAGCACTCCGTCCCCGGCGGCAATTGCCATGGCGTCTCCGAGATCAAGATCATCTACTACAACCCATAG